AGGTAAAAACTCCGGGGGTACCTGAATGTAATTTTTCCTTGATGATTTCCGCTTTTTTACCCTGTAAATCGCGCATGACGATTTCTTGCTGTCTATCCTGTGCACCTCCCCCTACCACTAAATCAAACTTTTCAAAATTACTTATATCCGCTTCTTGATCTAAGGGTAAAATGTTGACATTTAAATGGCGCCATTGACAACGTCTTTGAATACAGATAACATTACCACGATCGCCATAGGTACTCATGAGATTAGGATATAACCAACCGATATTTAATTCCATAGTCAGGGAGTGTGAGAGTAAATACTTAATTCAAGTAGCATTTTACCACCTCCGTTATTAGGCAACCCATTGATTTTGTCCTTGCTGTCTAACCACTTCACAGGTGCGAGAATGTTTGGGAGGAGTAGGCAAGTCAAAATAGTCATGAAAGTCGGTTTGTACTTTGAAGCTGAGGCGAGGAGATACTTGTTTGACTATTTGGGTTAAAAGGCGATCGCCTGTATTTTGTATTAAGTTTGTAGGTAACTTGTAAATAAACTTAGGAAAATTTACTTTTACCTGTAAATCAAGCTCCCAGTTAATACGGGTAATCTCATCGGAGATATGACTATAATTCCTATTTCCTTGGAGTTGTTGGGGATAAATGGTTTCTATATCCATCACCGAATAATAATCTACCTCATAACCCTCATCTTGTAGTTCAGGGTTGGTGACAGAATACATCGTATAATGCCCACTGATAGGAGGCTCTAAAATAACGCTCATCTGAGGCTCAACCTCGTAGCCAAAAGCACCATAACATCCCACTGTCAAAGTATAACCATTCTCTCCAAAAGGTTCTACTTTCATCGGAGAAGCACAACGCACAAACCAGCCTCGATGATTATTGAGATAATCAGTAACAGTATTTCTGTCACTGTACATTTCCATAATGCCACGAAACTTGGTACTAAAAACTAAGGGTTGATTCAGGATGATTGTTTCCATATTTATTTTTATAAACTGGTAATTAATGATCTTGGGATCAAAAAAGATGATTGAGCAAAATTAACTATCAACAATT
The sequence above is a segment of the Cyanobacterium stanieri PCC 7202 genome. Coding sequences within it:
- a CDS encoding Protein of unknown function DUF1997 (PFAM: Protein of unknown function (DUF1997)~InterPro IPR018971~KEGG: cyt:cce_3694 hypothetical protein~PFAM: Protein of unknown function DUF1997~SPTR: Putative uncharacterized protein), producing METIILNQPLVFSTKFRGIMEMYSDRNTVTDYLNNHRGWFVRCASPMKVEPFGENGYTLTVGCYGAFGYEVEPQMSVILEPPISGHYTMYSVTNPELQDEGYEVDYYSVMDIETIYPQQLQGNRNYSHISDEITRINWELDLQVKVNFPKFIYKLPTNLIQNTGDRLLTQIVKQVSPRLSFKVQTDFHDYFDLPTPPKHSRTCEVVRQQGQNQWVA